A segment of the Halovivax limisalsi genome:
CGCGGCTCCGCAGGACGGGACGATCGAGACCGTCGCCGACCTGGCCGGCAAGACGGTCGCCACCGAGTTCCCGCACGTCACGCGCGAGTTCTTCGCCGGGACCGACGTCGATCCCGACGTCGTCGAGGTCACCGGCGCGACAGAGCTCACGCCCCACGTCGAGATGGCCGACGCCATCGTCGACATCACGAGTACGGGGACGACGCTGCGGGTCAACAACCTCGCGATCGTCGACGAGGTGCTCGCGAGTTCGGTCCGCCTGTTCGCCCGCGCGGATGTCGCCGACGACCCCAAGGTGCAGGAACTCAGGACCGCGCTCTCCTCCGTGCTGGCCGCCGACGGCAAGCGGTACCTCATGATGAACGTCCCCGAGGAAAAGCTCGACGCGGTCCGCGACGTCATCCCCGGCCTCGGCGGGCCGACGATCATGGACGTCGCCAACGGCGGCGACAAGGTCGCCGTCCACGCCGTCGTCGACGAGCGCGACGTCTTCGAGACGATCACGGAGGTCAAAGCCGCCGGCGCCAGCGACATCCTCGTGACTGAGATCGAACGGCTCGTCGAGTGATCTCGGGCTACCGAAAGCGATCGGAGCTACCGATTTCGTCTCACAGGCGCCGGACGCAGGTCCGTCCACCTGTCTTCGCAATAACTATTACTCGAGTCTGCCACGTATGAATATGGACCGGATTCCCCGCCGGAGCGCCCTCGCCCTCACGACGTCCGCACTGCTAGCCGGTTGCCTCGACGACGGATTGTCACCGTCGTCGAGTGGCACCGACCCCAATTCGACTGGGCCAGACGCTTCCGGATCGACGACTGTCGAGGGAGCCATGTCGGCTGCCCAGTTCAACGGGTGGTCCCACGTCCCCGCGCTGGAGGACGGCCCCGTGTGGGCGTATCACTACGACTACGCCGAGAGCAAGCGGCAGGAAGTGGACCCGATCGTCGAAGGGATCGAATCGACCGTCCGCGGCGCGGATCACTGGCCGCCCCTCGAAGCGACGGACGAGGTTGTCATGATGCCGACGGTGAACTCCGGAAAATCAAGCGTGACCGTCTTCGAGGGGACGTACGACACTAAGTCCCTCGCCGACC
Coding sequences within it:
- the hisG gene encoding ATP phosphoribosyltransferase; protein product: MRIAVPNKGRLHEPTIDLLERAGLHLENGAERKLYAETVDPEVTVLFARAADIPEYIADGAADMGITGLDQVRESGQADVITDLLDLDFGRCRLVLAAPQDGTIETVADLAGKTVATEFPHVTREFFAGTDVDPDVVEVTGATELTPHVEMADAIVDITSTGTTLRVNNLAIVDEVLASSVRLFARADVADDPKVQELRTALSSVLAADGKRYLMMNVPEEKLDAVRDVIPGLGGPTIMDVANGGDKVAVHAVVDERDVFETITEVKAAGASDILVTEIERLVE